From a region of the Agromyces ramosus genome:
- a CDS encoding peptidylprolyl isomerase, translating into MPIHTAVATLNTNHGPIKVDLYGHHAPKTVKNFVGLATGEIEWTHPATGEKSNDPLYENIVFHRIIPGFMIQGGDPLGQGTGGPGYQFDDEINSELDFTEPYVLAMANAGIQMGRGTNGSQFFITVGPTTWLQGKHTIFGKVTDAASQAVVDKLASVATDGRDRPLEDVVLESVTVEQV; encoded by the coding sequence ATGCCGATTCACACCGCTGTCGCGACGCTCAACACCAACCACGGCCCGATCAAGGTCGACCTCTACGGGCACCACGCTCCGAAGACCGTGAAGAACTTCGTCGGCCTCGCGACCGGAGAGATCGAGTGGACGCACCCGGCGACCGGCGAGAAGTCGAACGACCCGCTCTACGAGAACATCGTCTTCCACCGCATCATCCCCGGGTTCATGATCCAGGGCGGCGACCCGCTCGGACAGGGCACGGGCGGCCCCGGCTACCAGTTCGACGACGAGATCAACTCCGAGCTCGACTTCACCGAGCCCTACGTGCTCGCCATGGCGAACGCCGGCATCCAGATGGGTCGCGGCACCAACGGATCGCAGTTCTTCATCACCGTGGGCCCCACCACGTGGCTGCAGGGCAAGCACACCATCTTCGGCAAGGTGACGGATGCCGCCAGCCAGGCCGTGGTCGACAAGCTCGCGTCCGTTGCCACCGACGGTCGCGACCGGCCTCTCGAAGACGTCGTCCTCGAGAGCGTCACCGTCGAGCAGGTCTGA
- a CDS encoding rhomboid family intramembrane serine protease, with translation MSDAGPDRANFCYRHPDRQSFILCQRCGRTVCPECQTQAPVGVICPECMREQRASAPRTKPAVVTRMRSATERGAPVVTYSLIGITVFVYLLQWVIPGQVVTNELFFSPVFMTELAFEPWRALTSVFLHSTSLIFHILLNMYTLWIFGRLLEPMLGRARFVALYLISGLAGSVGVVAFAVPNSPVLGASGAIFGLMGAFVVIQRRLGGNMTQLYILLAINLAIGFIPNANISWQAHLGGLIGGALVGLILVETRERSRRGVQIGLLIGLTIALIAIGIFVARWKIGAF, from the coding sequence GTGAGCGACGCCGGGCCTGATCGCGCGAACTTCTGCTACCGGCATCCCGATCGGCAGAGCTTCATCCTGTGCCAGCGGTGCGGGCGCACGGTCTGCCCCGAGTGCCAAACCCAGGCACCCGTCGGGGTCATCTGCCCCGAGTGCATGCGTGAGCAGCGGGCCTCGGCGCCGCGTACCAAGCCGGCCGTCGTCACGCGCATGCGGTCGGCGACCGAGCGCGGCGCGCCGGTGGTGACGTATTCCCTCATCGGCATCACCGTGTTCGTCTACCTGCTGCAGTGGGTCATCCCAGGCCAGGTGGTCACCAATGAGCTGTTCTTCAGCCCGGTCTTCATGACCGAGCTGGCGTTCGAGCCCTGGCGCGCCCTCACGTCGGTGTTCCTCCACTCGACGTCGCTGATCTTCCACATCCTGCTGAACATGTACACGCTGTGGATATTCGGGCGACTGCTCGAGCCGATGCTCGGTCGCGCCCGATTCGTCGCGCTGTACCTGATCAGCGGGCTCGCGGGCTCGGTGGGCGTCGTGGCCTTCGCCGTGCCCAACTCGCCGGTGCTCGGGGCATCCGGTGCCATCTTCGGCCTCATGGGCGCGTTCGTGGTGATCCAGCGGCGACTCGGTGGCAACATGACGCAGCTGTACATCCTGCTCGCCATCAACCTCGCCATCGGGTTCATCCCGAACGCGAACATCTCGTGGCAGGCGCACCTCGGCGGCCTCATCGGCGGCGCGCTCGTGGGCCTCATCCTCGTCGAGACGCGCGAGCGTTCGCGGCGGGGCGTGCAGATCGGCCTGCTCATCGGGCTGACCATCGCGCTCATCGCCATCGGCATCTTCGTCGCACGCTGGAAGATCGGTGCGTTCTGA
- a CDS encoding cell division protein CrgA encodes MARTKSSKPARAEQVSGEEAPNPVWFKPVMFGFMLLGLAWIIVFYVSQGRFPIADLGSWNILIGFGIAFIGFLMTTRWR; translated from the coding sequence CACGTACGAAATCATCGAAGCCCGCGCGCGCAGAACAGGTGAGCGGCGAAGAGGCCCCGAACCCCGTGTGGTTCAAGCCCGTCATGTTCGGCTTCATGCTGCTCGGACTCGCCTGGATCATCGTCTTCTACGTGAGCCAGGGTCGCTTCCCCATCGCCGATCTCGGCTCGTGGAACATCCTCATCGGCTTCGGCATCGCCTTCATCGGCTTCCTCATGACCACCCGCTGGCGCTGA